From a region of the Eulemur rufifrons isolate Redbay chromosome 7, OSU_ERuf_1, whole genome shotgun sequence genome:
- the ABHD17B gene encoding alpha/beta hydrolase domain-containing protein 17B yields the protein MNNLSFSELCCLFCCPPCPGKIASKLAFLPPDPTYTLMCDESGSRWTLHLSERADWQYSSREKDAIECFMTRTSKGNRIACMFVRCSPNAKYTLLFSHGNAVDLGQMSSFYIGLGSRINCNIFSYDYSGYGASSGKPTEKNLYADIEAAWLALRTRYGIRPENVIIYGQSIGTVPSVDLAARYESAAVILHSPLTSGMRVAFPDTKKTYCFDAFPNIDKISKITSPVLIIHGTEDEVIDFSHGLALFERCQRPVEPLWVEGAGHNDVELYGQYLERLKQFVSQELVNL from the exons atGAATAATCTTTCGTTTAGTGAGCTATGTTGCCTCTTCTGCTGTCCACCTTGCCCAGGGAAAATTGCTTCAAAATTAGCATTTTTGCCACCTGATCCAACTTACACACTGATGTGTGATGAAAGTGGAAGCCGCTGGACTTTACATCTGTCAGAACGAGCAGACTGGCAGTACTCTTCTAGAGAAAAAGATGCTATTGAGTGTTTCATGACTAGAACCAGTAAAGGCAATAGAATTGCCTGTATGTTTGTGCGTTGCTCACCCAATGCCAAATACACTTTACTCTTCTCACATGGAAATGCTGTTGATCTTGGTCAGATGAGCAGCTTTTACATAGGACTAGGATCACGGATTAattgtaatatattttcatatgattattCTGGATATGGTGCAAGTTCTGGGAAACCAACAGAGAAGAATCTCTATGCAGACATTGAAGCTGCTTGGCTTGCTCTAAGGACAAG ATATGGCATTCGCCCTGAAAATGTGATTATATATGGCCAAAGTATAGGGACAGTACCATCTGTGGACCTTGCTGCTCGGTATGAGAGTGCTGCTGTTATTCTTCATTCTCCTTTGACCTCAGGAATGCGAGTTGCTTTTCCTGATACCAAGAAGACATACTGTTTTGATGCATTCCCAAA CATTGACAAAATCTCTAAGATAACCTCCCCAGTGTTAATAATTCATGGGACTGAAGATGAAGTCATTGACTTTTCACATGGCCTTGCATTGTTTGAGCGTTGCCAAAGACCTGTGGAGCCTCTATGGGTTGAAGGAGCAGGTCACAATGATGTCGAACTTTATGGACAGTACCTTGAAAGGTTGAAACAGTTTGTGTCACAGGAACTggtaaatttgtaa